A region from the Palaemon carinicauda isolate YSFRI2023 chromosome 9, ASM3689809v2, whole genome shotgun sequence genome encodes:
- the LOC137646690 gene encoding uncharacterized protein: protein MIPSLVKNESYSPSINFESESYSPSINFESESYSPSINFESESYSPSINFESESYSPSINFESESYSPSINFESESYSPSINFESESYSPSINFESESYSPSINFESESYSPTINFESESYSPSINFESESYSPSINFESESYSPSINFESESYSPSINFESESYSPTINFESESY, encoded by the exons atgatacCTAGTTTGGTCAAAAACG AGTCTTATTCGCCAAGTATTAATTTCGAATCAGAGTCTTATTCGCCAAGTATTAATTTCGAATCAGAGTCTTATTCGCCAAGTATTAATTTCGAATCAGAGTCTTATTCGCCAAGTATTAATTTCGAATCAGAGTCTTATTCGCCAAGTATTAATTTCGAATCAGAGTCTTATTCGCCAAGTATTAATTTCGAATCAGAGTCTTATTCGCCAAGTATTAATTTCGAATCAGAGTCTTATTCGCCAAGTATTAATTTCGAATCAGAGTCTTATTCGCCAAGTATTAATTTCGAATCAGAGTCTTATTCACCAACTATTAATTTCGAATCAGAGTCTTATTCGCCAAGTATTAATTTCGAATCAGAGTCTTATTCGCCAAGTATTAATTTCGAATCAGAGTCTTATTCGCCAAGTATTAATTTCGAATCAGAGTCTTATTCGCCAAGTATTAATTTCGAATCAGAGTCTTATTCACCAACTATTAATTTcgaatcagagtcttattag